One Rhizoctonia solani chromosome 3, complete sequence genomic region harbors:
- a CDS encoding capsular polysaccharide export protein, which yields MNHERALDDLIGITEIKGRVFQILQDCKDGALQNLSDGYIPHSSIVLHKLSTIAPPPWLGTLDQTANNHSDPNSKKKQTWNPSEDIPPEGLSGGWNKVFGEQMERSFATVDPERFSGFLDGVENASYQIPQGMLYGVGGQLPQSLMKALLLEDDNTEEVSWLPGDHVQLDSDSDSLEEPNNSLAVPRFLKSLPYLGSEDDQNKALLTGCHKRRPLRLNWARDPLPIEPESLTAGLTVDSLSLTVKSPQFTSNISLHVCPPRGSTLTTDIGLLVLINGKVTKLSHIPNFTWGHVGSANPFRINVFFPNYEKGKNAGSRYITMLNAQDCSLWYTEVVRQAIMQAEMRGLKSLGHQIPNERGSALLCIFKEYPFVDWSLQNPQDIVVDIGLEINIKQEELSLDTNDLTLLWKLSVLKQLIWPAWRKGHVNSYMHSRVVAGLSAAPRSLISHSFYYSHAYMKDKVVTYHHCDSSIGIGFSPKDGLNNTDQYNNEIAKLTKGWTQSTGCYGVQLEWRCGIWASEQILRLDPSLWVQRFLMKGAILAFKTHHVVQLKVTFLRAYDYFFCRVQVLPAPQRRSEEVLLLAAVLHYLMHGLVKRPDEMSSSRYMAKGLGILSRAMSYGFASFTEYKILQYSARHTPAGARLKPTLSLSKTDQFIIRALENMQQKNAAKRVMRTGKKLIQKSNNPTTPSNSAPCQLTTETEDFVFFDHLINEDLSGWLWSKFPIQDQTEVPNLRSFEGPFQLKLWKNSVGPGVKCKSRISWAGFQNVISQLFPDDWVMKDRGQMWDSYQAVVLDPIIKRLEQEDKANRATRASG from the exons ATGAACCATGAACGCGCACTGGATGACTTGATTGGTATCACTGAGATCAAGGGCCGGGTATTCCAAATCTTACAGGACTGTAAAGATGGAGCATTACAAAATCTTTCTGATGGCTACATCCCGCATTCCTCCATTGTGCTTCACAAATTGTCCACTATTGCGCCCCCACCCTGGCTTGGGACTCTTGATCAGACAGCTAACAATCATTCAGACCCCAATAGCAAGAAGAAACAAACCTGGAAT CCAAGTGAGGATATTCCACCTGAGGGACTCTCTGGAGGTTGGAACAAAGTTTTTGGGGAACAAATGGAGAGAAGTTTTGCAACGGTTGACCCAGAAAGATTCAGTGGCTTTCTTGATGGAGTTGAAAATGCCAGTTATCAGATACCTCAAGGAATGCTTTATGGTGTGGGTGGTCAGCTCCCCCAAAGTTTGATGAAGGCCCTCCTTTTGGAAGATGATAATACAGAAGAGGTTTCCTGGTTACCTGGAGATCACGTTCAATTGGACTCGGATAGTGACTCCCTTGAAGAACCCAATAACAGTCTGGCTGTGCCACGCTTTTTGAAATCTCTACCCTACCTTGGAAGTGAAGATGATCAAAACAAGGCCTTGTTAACTGGCTGTCACAAAAGGCGCCCACTCAGGCTCAACTGGGCCAGGGACCCATTGCCTATTGAGCCTGAGAGTCTCACAGCTGGCCTTACTGTTGACTCATTATCCCTCACAGTGAAGAGCCCTCAGTTTACCTCAAATATTTCTTTGCATGTTTGCCCACCACGAGGATCCACACTCACAACAGACATTGGGTTATTGGTCTTGATCAATGGGAAGGTAACAAAACTAAGTCATA TTCCCAACTTCACTTGGGGCCATGTGGGCAGTGCCAATCCTTTCCGGATCAACGTGTTTTTCCCAAACTATGAGAAAGGCAAAAACGCTGGTAGTCGTTATATTACAATGCTCAATGCTCAGGATTGCTCTCTATGGTACACAGAAGTTGTCCGTCAAGCCATCATGCAAGCAGAAATGCG TGGTTTGAAGTCCTTAGGGCATCAAATTCCTAATGAGAGGGGATCTGCATTGCTTTGTATCTTCAAAGAATATCCTTTTGTTGATTGGAGTCTTCAAAACCCTCAAGACATTGTGGTGGACATTGGCCTAGAAATCAACATCAAGCAAGAGGAACTCTCATTGGATACAAACGACTTGACATTGCTATGGAAACTCAGTGTTCTCAAACAGCTTATTTGGCCTGCTTGGCGTAAAGGACATGTCAACTCCTACATGCACTCCCGTGTTGTGGCAGGACTTTCTGCAGCTCCGCGTAGCCTTATAAGCCACTCTTTTTACTATTCCCACGCATACATGAAGGACAAGGTTGTCACCTACCATCATTGTGACAGCAGTATTGGGATTGGCTTCTCACCCAAGGATGGTCTGAACAACACGGACCAATACAATAATGAGATTGCCAAGTTGACAAAAGGATGGACCCAGAGCACAGGCTGTTATGGAGTGCAATTAGAATGGCGGTGTGGAATCTGGGCATCAGAACAGATATTGAGGCTAGACCCATCCTTGTGGGTGCAACGTTTCCTGATGAAAGGCGCTATT CTTGCATTCAAAACTCATCATGTGGTTCAGCTCAAAGTCACATTTCTCAGGGCCTATGACTATTTCTTTTGTAGGGTGCAAGTTTTGCCAGCCCCACAGCGCAGAAGTGAAGAGGTTCTTCTGCTTGCTGCAGTCCTTCATTACCTTATGCATGGACTAGTAAAGCGCCCAGATGAGATGAGCTCTAGTCGTTACATGGCAAAGGGTCTTGGAATTCTTTCCAGGGCTATGTCTTATGGGTTTGCTTCA TTCACTGAGTACAAGATCCTTCAATACTCAGCTCGTCATACCCCTGCTGGAGCTCGTCTCAAGCCAACCCTTTCATTATCCAAGACTGATCAATTTATCATTCGGGCACTTGAAAACATGCAGCAGAAGAATGCAGCCAAACGGGTAATGCGTACTGGGAAAAAGCTGATCCAAAAGTCAAACAACCCAACTACACCAAGCAATTCAGCTCCTTGCCAACTGACAACAGAGACTGAAGATTTTgtcttttttgatcacttaaTCAATGAAGACCTTTCTGGTTGGCTTTGGTCAAAGTTCCCCATCCAGGATCAAACAGAGGTGCCAAATTTGCGGAGCTTTGAAGGTCCATTTCAGCTGAAACTATGGAAAAATTCAGTTGGTCCTGGAGTTAAGTGCAAGAGCCGTATTTCTTGGGCAGGGTTCCAGAATGTTATTTCTCAACTATTCCCTGATGATTGGGTCATGAAGGACCGTGGGCAGATGTGGGATTCATATCAAGCAGTTGTTTTGGACCCCATCATAAAACGGCTTGAACAGGAAGACAAAGCCAATCGTGCCACCCGTGCCAGTGG GTGA
- a CDS encoding Transposase family Tnp2 protein: protein MKDWRPNLDLDDKDSGRNNDININDDSLPGDLQTGEQGNEDANMTGAPNSQTKSNDNNIAHQLAGQEFCMEEYPQINETIGYNTYNPKGNTLDNDDCLHYSCGSWYWVATPLPSPPLPPPKHESGLSEPDNDGFQNVDAKDYWEYKQWYAEDNIYEDSEMLAKTLTNEEVDSIIMLAIQQFGSVTQNNYEQI from the exons ATGAAGGACTGGCGGCCCAACTTGGATTTGGAT GACAAAGACTCAGGAAGAAACAATGATATCAACATAAATGACGATTCACTGCCAGGGGACTTGCAGACgggagaacaaggaaatGAGGATGCAAACATGACAGGCGCGCCCA ATTCTCAGACTAAAAGTAATGATAACAATATTGCTCATCAACTAGCGGGTCAGGAGTTTTGCATGGAAG AATATCCACAGATCAATGAGACAATTGGCTATAATACATACAACCCCAAAGGCAATACATTGGACAATGATGACTGTTTGCACTACTCTTGCGGCAGCTGGTACTGGGTTGCCACACCCCTCCCTTCTCCACCGTTGCCTCCACCCAAGCATGAGAGCGGTCTCTCAGAGCCTGACAATGATGGATTCCAGAACGTTGACGCCAAGGACTATTGGGAATACAAACAATGGTACGCGGAGGATAACATATATGAAGACTCAGAGATGC TTGCCAAGACACTGACCAATGAGGAGGTTGATAGCATCATCATGCTAGCAATCCAACAGTTTGGAAGTGTTACACAGAACAACTATGAACAAATTTGA
- a CDS encoding hAT family dimerization protein: MPALSHAIDAGIAKLEDYVKKSRSLPAHALAMALNPSIRYFWIEKYWSSEEALKAKELVQEHLLQCLEEQEARRQNATQSTMVTVAHTASQAANGNLTRGHEAFLVNEGDLRPVSSYCTEYNPTSSPPTCALIHQLHWNLNSAPTALPPLARLIHPAQQFFDPISTLETLHWLSLSTKHSLSRRLFRQRS, from the exons ATGCCTGCACTATCGCATGCGATTGATGCCGGGATTGCTAAGCTTGAGGATTATGTCAAGAAATCCAGATCTTTGCCGGCTCATGCCCTTGCAATGGCGCTCAACCCGTCCATTCGTTACTTCTGGATCGAGAAGTATTGGTCATCTGAAGAGGCGCTGAAAGCAAAGGAACTTGTCCAAGAACAT CTATTACAATGCCTTGAAGAGCAGGAAGCTAGGCGTCAGAATGCCACACAAAGTACCATGGTAACAGTCGCGCATACGGCTAGCCAGGCCGCCAATGGGAACCTTACTCGTGGGCACGAAGCATTTTTAGTCAACGAAGGTGATTTGCGGCCCGTTTCTAGCTATTGTACCGAGTACAATCCAACTTCGTCCCCTCCAACTTGCGCCCTCATTCACCAGCTTCACTGGAACTTGAACTCAGCTCCAACGGCTCTCCCACCCCTAGCACGGTTGATTCATCCAGCTCAACAGTTCTTTGATCCGATATCAACGCTCGAAACCTTGCATTGGTTAAGCTTGAGCACAAAGCATTCCTTGAGCAGAAGGTTATTCCGCCAGAGAAGTTGA
- a CDS encoding methylene-fatty-acyl-phospholipid synthase — translation MSANTRTQPSPTILGTSIHPNIAALMSFNPSAVIDRLDRIDANTAEILQNHAGLQANLTDHQEQVRQSFTSQSHQILGLNSSLESSQANINRLSTDINNLSRKVEGVSRKVDRVETGIQELRTQMGQILDVLSTFRQRELSKPSESKDYRSSEDDIQALFLVYFPFWRLAYDADLGWVLTKQSKRRWIVKQVQVQGWLDNERRSKVYEWIRNELRNKMVINYSFDELPVEYNTWILFRQVVDIILINDFLSYCIFAFTVFRVPDGLSLSSHALRWLVGFDLILFNLWVKTEAHHIVKDYGWYWGDDFFERGRLVPSPSPDSSGTVFDTSLGFDGVFEMAAHPVYSVGYAGYYGLSLIAGSYALFFVSLWAHAMQFGFLVWFDNPSKLGPANLSTPVHTDAKTETKAEVEAEPNTLSPASPSRSVTVHTLHIRTDSDSLIRVDNDSEAERVKSHRPRHSRNKSTSKHDLFAHYFRKDVVGLKNINLLRASDLKLDLLTLYIVLPSILLNTTATYLLHALAWRVFHSFVLGGILRAQSKGKRLVRHFVETFEILRVFGWFFGYFFISDYLAQLSYTGIYQFLNNPERTMSGATIFGLALTSTSHAVFSVAVASVGVHWWFLSFVERLHMKKLYGDSIRKEAGLTKD, via the exons ATGTCTGCCAACACCCGCACCCAACCCTCCCCAACTATCCTTGGAACTTcaattcaccctaacatagcAGCATTGATGTCATTCAATCCCAGTGCTGTAATTGACCGTCTTGACAGAATAGATGCAAATACTGCGGAGATTTTGCAGAACCATGCTGGTTTACAAGCTAACCTTACGGACCATCAAGAACAAGTTCGACAGAGCTTCACAAGCCAGTCCCATCAAATACTTGGGCTTAATTCCAGTCTGGAATCTAGTCAAGCAAATATAAATAGACTCTCTACAGATATCAACAACCTCTCACGGAAAGTGGAAGGAGTCTCACGGAAGGTAGACAGGGTGGAGACAGGTATCCAAGAGTTGCGTACCCAGATGGGCCAGATACTTGATGTTCTGTCCACAT TTCGTCAAAGGGAGCTATCCAAGCCAAGCGAGTCCAAAGATTATAGATCAAGTGAGGATGATAT CCAAGCCCTGTTTTTGGTATACTTCCCATTCTGGAGACTCGCTTATGACGCCGACTTGGGCTGGGTTCTTACCAAACAAAGCAAGCGGCGCTGGATTGTCAAGCAGGTTCAAGTACAAGGCTGGTTGGATAATGAACGACGGTCCAAGGTCTATGAGTGGATTCGCAATGAACTTCGCAATAAGATGGTCATCAACTATTCATTTGAT GAGTTGCCGGTCGAGTACAACACCTGGATTCTCTTCCGTCAAGTGGTTGATATCATACTCATCAATGACTTCCTCTCATACTGCATCTTTGCATTTACCGTGTTCCGTGTGCCTGACGGCCTTAGCCTGAGTTCCCATGCGCTGCG TTGGCTTGTAGGATTCGACTTGATACTTTTCAATCTCTGGGTCAAAACGGAAGCTCATCATATTGTAAAGGACTATGGGTGGTATTGGGGAGACGACTTTTTTGAGCGCGGTCGACTTGTCCCATCGCCGTCACCTGATTCTAGTGGCACAGTGTTCGACACTTCCCTCGGCTTTGACGGAGTCTTTGAAATGGCCGCCCATCCGGTGTATTCCGTAGGATACGCCGGATATTATGGACTCAGCTTGATAGCTGGAAGCTACGCTCTATTCTTTGTCAGTTTATGGGCTCATGCGATGCAATTTGGCTTTTTAGTGTGGTTCGACAATCCTT CCAAGCTTGGCCCCGCCAATTTATCCACCCCAGTCCACACTGATGCTAAGACCGAAACCAAAGCTGAGGTTGAAGCAGAGCCCAACACTCTGTCTCCAGCGTCTCCTTCACGCTCCGTGACGGTCCATACTTTGCATATCCGAACTGATAGCGACAGTTTGATTAGGGTTGACAATGATTCCGAAGCGGAGCGTGTCAAGTCACACCGCCCGAGGCACTCGAGAAACAAGTCTACCTCCAAACATGACCTTTTTGCACATTATTTCAGGAAGGATGTAGTGGGGCTCAAGAACATCAATTTATTGAG GGCTTCGGACCTTAAACTGGACCTTTTGACGTTATACATTGTTCTTCCTTCTATCCTTCTAAATACGACGGCCACCTACCTTCTTCATGCACTTGCGTGGAGGGTTTTCCATTCTTTCGTATTAGGGGGGATTCTAAGGGCCCAAAGTAAAGGCAAACGGCTCGTGAGACACTTTGTTGAG ACATTCGAAATCTTGAGAGTATTTG GTTGGTTCTTTGGATATTTCTTTATTTCGGATTATCTTGCTCAGCTCTCTTATACCGGAATTTACCAATTCTTAAATAATCCTGAGCGAACAATGTCTGGTGCCACCATATTTGGTCTCGCTCTTACATCGACAAGTCACGCCGTATTTTCAGTTGCGGTGGCCAGTGTCGGTGTGCATTGGTGGTTCTTGAGCTTTGTAGAGCG TCTCCATATGAAGAAGCTATATGGGGATTCAATCCGTAAAGAGGCTGGGCTTACCAAAGATTGA
- a CDS encoding chromodomain-helicase-DNA-binding protein 5: protein MTSCSSSPIKLGHPPIHKASETVNWLKATRAVSEIPLHDFTTHHLPVASNQPPCELSWSDEQAPLVDHIRSIQPGHETALYTGFSPLLRLCNLASKRVFDSLHDPIDALVFYSNHNKFMVHPFSEQSLAPDIIVLRQPSHILETMTASGAYQGEQAFESPSTPTWSNVVAVGEAKVQRNARYQTANYLRNQLQLRPDLHSVLGFSAKASSYSIFYHDASAIHQSANCDWSVSSPLHAFVRQLYRGTTYDPSIINLRPNDQNPRWVVRIDSDVFIVATATPDPGLGQRRFTALATHIETQIPWFIKDFYRDDLRRFFEGVMYVKAHESRVLPGMMQADHYGYVLNKNGDLIQTTSYGRGQGNSGIKIRSKMRIATRDVGIPLEKVNSLRELLGVMYDACVVQRNLYRKSKILHRDISDNNIMIAPTDEQFYKRCIGGYDEVKYLNQVLAQNKNTPPRPVCLIVDLGNGAQIEDTRKGSMALTERTGTPKFIARSVSKGKPLPRTVYKPDGVIIPKLQGKSRELYQVSSNVEYDSYNQAVDRGYAHTPGCTTEFTHQLFHDAKSTFWVISWILARALPKDYPMDPEPTDEFKTFVTEMEKHHPGKIGSDARADFSPELEDWRKILHPGLKSVAHMLSEMHKYVLPEWSYRPELDGEHVHEALMRLILSEIVRIDDENSDIQFGSIVRALPVESKHPGSLSSSLQANSNLTTSTSARKRSRSKEDDNIGLNAHSGPRPRLKEPHPGRTSNDQDSIPANLLAEAQGLIWDTMAQWLKHPAGYSTITPPATA from the exons ATGACTTCTTGCAGCTCCAGCCCTATCAAACTTGGGCATCCTCCTATTCACAAAGCCTCAGAGACCGTGAACTGGCTGAAGGCTACTCGTGCTGTCTCCGAAATCCCCCTTCATGATTTCACTACCCACCATCTTCCTGTTGCATCAAATCAGCCCCCATGTGAATTATCCTGGAGCGACGAACAGGCGCCTCTCGTTGATCACATACGCAGCATTCAGCCCGGCCATGAAACCGCTCTGTACACAGGATTTTCACCACTTCTCCGACTCTGCAACCTTGCCAGTAAGCGTGTTTTCGACTCCCTGCATGATCCAATCGACGCTCTTGTTTTTTACTCCAACCACAACAAATTTatggttcaccctttctcCGAACAATCGTTGGCTCCTGATATAATCGTTTTGCGGCAACCTTCGCACATACTGGAAACTATGACAG CTTCTGGAGCGTATCAGGGCGAACAAGCTTTTGAATCTCCTAGCACTCCAACCTGGTCGAATGTTGTTGCAGTTGGGGAGGCTAAAGTACAACGCAATGCTCGTTATCAAACTGCCAACTATCTTCGTAATCAGCTTCAGCTTCGGCCTGATCTGCACTCGGTCCTTGGATTTAGTGCAAAAGCCAGCAGCTATTCAATCTTTTATCACGACGCTAGTGCTATACATCAGTCCGCTAATTGTGACTGGAGCGTTTCAAGTCCTCTGCACGCTTTTGTCCGACAGCTCTATCGAGGCACAACATATGACCCTTCAATAATTAATCTACGACCTAACGACCAAAATCCGAGATGGGTGGTTAGAATTGACTCTGATGTTTTTATTGTTGCAACCGCAACGCCGGATCCGGGGCTCGGTCAACGTCGTTTTACCGCTCTGGCAACGCACATAGAAACGCAGATTCCCTGGTTTATCAAAGACTTCTATCGAGATGATCTCCGGCGGTTCTTTGAAGGGGTTATGTATGTTAAAGCTCACGAGTCGCGGGTTTTGCCGGGGATGATGCAGGCCGATCATTATGGCTATGTCCTTAATAAAAATGGCGACCTGATTCAAACCACCAGCTATGGAAGAGGACAAGGCAACAGCGGCATTAAAATCAGATCAAAAATGCGCATTGCAACGCGTGATGTGGGTATACCATTGGAAAAAGTCAACTCCTTGCGCGAACTTCTTGGCGTCATGTATGATGCCTGTGTTG TACAGCGCAACCTTTATCGCAAGAGCAAAATCCTTCACCGAGACATCAGCGACAACAATATTATGATTGCTCCCACAGATGAACAATTCTACAAGCGTTGCATTGGTGGATATGACGAAGTTAAATATCTGAATCAAGTTCTGGCTCAGAATAA AAATACTCCACCCCGGCCCGTTTGCCTTATTGTAGATCTTGGAAACGGCGCGCAAATAGAGGATACAAGGAAGGGCTCCATGGCCCTGACCGAAAGAACG GGCACCCCAAAGTTCATAGCTCGTTCTGTTTCCAAAGGCAAACCCCTACCTCGGACGGTTTACAAGCCTGATGGGGTGATTATCCCAAAACTTCAAGGGAAGTCCCGTGAACTATACCAGGTCTCCAGCAACGTCGAGTACGATAGTTACAATCAAGCGGTTGACCGAGGCTACGCACATACTCCTGGCTGTACGACCGAATTCACACATCAACTTTTTCATGACGCCAAATCAACCTTTTGGGTCATATCTTGGATACTTGCTCGCGCTTTACCTAAGGACTATCCCATGGACCCAGAGCCCACCGATGAGTTCAAGACGTTCGTCACAGAGATGGAGAAACATCACCCTGGCAAGATAGGTTCTGATGCTCGCGCCGACTTCTCACCAGAGCTTGAAGACTGGAGGAAGATTCTCCATCCTGGGCTCAAAAGCGTAGCACACATGCTTAGCGAAATGCACAAATATGTCCTACCTGAATGGAGTTATCGGCCCGAGCTTGACGGGGAGCATGTACACGAGGCCTTGATGCGACTGATCCTATCAGAGATTGTTCGTATTGATGATGAGAATTCTGACATACAGTTTGGAAGCATAGTTCGTGCGCTCCCAGTCGAATCAAAACATCCTGGCTCTCTATCCAGTTCTCTACAGGCGAATTCAAATCTCACTACGTCTACCAGTGCCAGAAAGAGGAGTCGCTCTAAGGAAGATGATAATATTGGATTGAACGCTCACTCGGGGCCTAGACCACGACTGAAAGAGCCTCACCCAGGCCGTACTTCCAACGATCAAGATTCAATCCCCGCGAATTTGTTAGCGGAGGCACAGGGACTCATATGGGATACAATGGCGCAATGGCTAAAGCATCCAGCTGGCTACTCTACGATTACGCCTCCAGCCACTGCATGA
- a CDS encoding Retrotransposable element Tf2 protein, whose product MSWLKKHNPQILWEKHTLVFNSLYCSNNCLATPAVLELKAVEEIPVPYQEFARVFSEEESSKLPPHCPYDIAIELLPDAKPQHGPIYSLGPREDAELRETIEKQLKAGLIRPSKSPMASPILFVKKKNGKLRIMTKKNVYPLPLPQNLIEKLQGAKIFSKFDLKAGYNLVRIKEGDEWKTAFKTKYGLFEYLVMPFGLTNAPAAFQDMMNKIFRDLLDVYVIIYLDNILVFSLNKKDHELHVRKVLKRLQDNDLFCNIEKCHFHVKKIDYLGFIISEFGIEVDQSKVTDAMNWSTPKNVKNIQEFLGFVNFYRQFIPNFGNLAQPLYNLLKKDSLWKWELAEQQSFDSLKKCLTSAPLLLQPDTTKQFYIECNALDYATGAILSQRNPEGKLAPVAYLSKSLSPAEKNYNIFDKELLAVIRAFKEWRHLLEGSELPVQVLTDHKNLEYFSTSQSLNKLPLEGGVENQVLLKPELFIASITPDQEINDLIGKAIYEDDRLKEILHKLQNKEKILDWELKEGLLWYQGKIFVPKDNTIRNLILESRHDALAAGHPGQARTLELISRSYYWPLLKKFVNSYVSHCETCIRSKPTNQVPVGLLKPLQIPERPWEDIAYDMIVGLPVSEGFDAIRLLQSSRWW is encoded by the exons atgtcatggttgaaaaaacacaatccccaaattttgtgggaaaaacatacacttgttttTAATTCTCTATATTGTTCCAACAATTGTTTAGCCACACCTGCTGTTTTAGAGCTCAAAGCAGTGGAAGAAATTCCTGTCCCTTATCAAGAATTTGCTAGAGTATTTTCAGAGGAGGAATCGTCAAAATTACCACCCCATTGTCCTTACGACATCGCCATTGAGCTACTCCCTGACGCAAAACCCCAACATGGCCCCATTTACAGCCTAGGCCCAAGGGAAGATGCGGAACTTAGGGAAACCATTGAAAAGCAACTGAAGGCAGGCCTGATCCGCCCGTCTAAATCTCCCATGGCTTCCCCCATATTATttgtcaagaagaaaaacgGGAAGctacgcat catgaccaagaagaatgtaTATCCTCTACCATTGCCACAAAACTTGATTGAGAAGCTACAAGGTGCAAAGATTTTTAGTAAATTCGATCTCAAGGCCGGATATAACTTAGTCCGAATtaaagaaggtgatgaatggaaaacagccttcaagacaaaatacggactatttgagtacttggttatgccctttgggttaaCAAATGCGCCAGCGGCTTTTCAAGATATGATGAACAAAATATTCAGGGATCTTCTGGATGTTTATGTCATCATATACCTGGACAATATCCTAGTCTTCTCCTTGAACAAAAAAGATCATGAACTTCACGTGCGCAAAGTGCTAAAGAGGCTACAGGACAATGACCTTTTTTGTAATATTGaaaaatgccacttccatgtcaagAAGATTGACTATCTAGGGTTCATTATATCTGAATTTGGTATAGAAGTTGACCAATCTAAAGTCACGGATGCCATGaattggtcaacacctaagaatgtcaaaaacatccaagaattcttaggatttgtgaacttttATAGACAATTTATCCCCAATTTTGGTAACTTGGCACAACCCCTATACAATTTGCTCAAAAAGGACAGCCTATGGAAATGGGAATTGGcggaacaacaatcctttgaCAGTTTAAAGAAATGCCTCACTTCAGCGCCACTACTCCTACAGCCGGATACAACAAAACAGTTCTACATAGAATGCAATGCATTGGACTATGCCACTGGAGCTATATTATCCCAACGCAACCCTGAAGGGAAACTAGCTCCAGTAGCCTATCTATCCAAGTCACTGTCCCCTGCTGAAAAGAATtacaacatttttgacaaggaactattggcagtcattagggcatttaaagaatggcgccatttACTGGAAGGATCAGAGTTACCAGTTCAAGTTCTAACAGATCATAAGAATTTGGAGTATTTCTCTACATCACAATCCCTGAACAAAC taccccttgaagggggggtagagaaccaggttctcctgaaaccggaactttttATTGCATCTATTACTCCGGATCAAGAGATCAATGACCTAATTGGCAAAGCTATTTATGAGGATGACCGTCTGAAAGAAATCCTGCacaaactccagaacaaggaaaagatCTTGGATTGGGAATTGAAAGAAGGACTACTATGGTATCAGGgaaaaatctttgtacctaAAGACAATACCATTAGGAACCTTATTTTAGAATCTAGGCATGATGCCTTGGCGGcgggacacccaggacaagccaGGACATTAGAACTTATTTCCAGGAGTTATTactggccattgctgaaaaagtttgtcaattcttatgtcagccactgcGAAACCTGTATCAGGTCCAAACCAACAAACCAAGTACCTGTAGGACTGCTAAAGCCattgcaaattcctgaacgtcCTTGGGAAGACATAGCTTacgacatgattgtgggactacCAGTCTCAGAAGGCTTTGATGCCAttaggttattacaaagtagtaggtggtggtag